The genomic region TTTGTCTTTGTGAAGCGACAGAGGCACAAACATATTAGTACATAGTTGAAATAAATAAGGTGTTGTGAAAAGTTTGCTGTAGTGTGCCAGAAACTAGCTTGAAATAAAAAGAGGTGAAGTGCCCCAAAGGCGTCGGGAAAATCGCAAGTCACAAATGCGACAGATTCAGTGACAACGCCAAAATTTTACGCCAAGGGCGCAAGCACCAAAAAAACTAACATCAGGTAGAACAACAGTCACAAGCAAAAGTCCCTGAAAAGCCATCACAAACAACAccaaagttaaaagaaaaatccgGCATCAAATAAAACCGGAAGATAAGCCAtctacaaaaaaatggaaaggaAATCGCATAAAACGGCACGCAATAGCAACATTATAGTAGCCGGTGGAGGACTCGGCCTTAAAACCGGCAGTGCAGTTGCACCCGCCACGACGCTTGCCATACCCACCCTCGCAACTGGACAGAAGCAATACACGACAGGCGGTAGCGCTATAGCCGCAACTGGCGAAGCTGTCGATAACGCCGGTGGTGGTTCTGTCAGCAGTGGCAGTAAACATCGTAGCAGTAACACAAGCCATCACAATCATAGTCGTCACGCACACAATACTAGTCACCATCAACATCATCAGCACACACATAGCAGTCAGGCGCAGCAAACGCAAGTGCAGCATACAATACATGCCACGAACCCAGCGCTGATGTTAGCGGTCGGCAAAGCTGCCAACGAAGCCAGCAAAAATACGAAAGTTGTAGGCACACAAATCTCCAACGCCATGGAACAAGTAGCAGCAGCGCTAACAACAGTCAGTCCCAAGTTGGCAACGACGACGGCGATGCGCAACAAAAACGAAGGTAAATAGACTTAGCGCACAATACTTTAGTGATTATCATTTGTTCTAATGCCAATAAGTCGAAGGTGAGAAAATCCAGTTAGCGTGTAttgggaaaaaatataattataataataatgataggtgataaaaaatataaactcgTACATAAATAGATATGTTGATCTCAACCAAGTGtaatgtggaaattttttttcggtgtGCATTAATAATACTGCGCTAAAAAACGACTTTTGCTAAGGTTGCTGGACGCTCCTACTAACCACAATAGAAAAACTATGAAAGTGAAGAGAGGAAAGCTCTAAATGATTTTTTCACAATTAGTGCACAGATGTACActggtacatatgtatatacaaattgtTGGTAAAtaattaagttatttttattatgcatagTATGATATTAACTGGCATAGAATTGAAGAACAGGTTCATTCATATACGTATGTAGCTATATTACAATAACAtccataaatttataattaacgTAGTACTCAAACACTCAATTCTTAGTATTACGGCATTTTTTATTTGCCGACTCGTGTATTGCTACAATCAATAAAATCATCAATAATTTGTCGGCGTAGTACTAATTCGACGCTACTGATTAAATTACTATTTATTACCAATACAATGCGCACATGAATGTGTATGTGCCTTTTTACCTCACCTTTGCCCCAAAATTGGTTAGTTTCCAAATTCTAAGGTACATTTATTGtcataaaattaagttttttctacttgtaaatgcatacatgcacatgcacatCTACATAGTATGTATTAATCACTAAAGTATACCTATATTTATAGAGGCTATCAATGACTTACGTCAACGCATTCCtgaaatcgaaaatattttcgatGTACACAGCCGGATCGGCAATGGCACCTTTAGCACGGTGCTGCTGGGCACTTTGAAGAAGGAGCGCGATTTGCCCGAACATGTGCGACGTAAATTCGCTATTAAACATCACATACCCACCAGTCATCCCGATAGAATAATGAAGGAGTTGCAGTGTATGGCAAAAATCGGGTAAGTAGTGGCGATAGGGCGAATGTAATTAAACGTAGTTTTTTACAAACTAGTAAGGAAACTGAGCTTAGTTACTAATTAGTAATTAATAAGGGTTGGAAAATGGGATTCactgaattttaaaaagcatctATTGGAAAAGCATAATCAAATGTTGCATTATTTGAGGGTTTGTTAAGATTGTTTATTGCACGTGCAATAGAACGGCTgtcccatagaacggcagaaaATCACGCAGGTTTCGgtgagaaatattaaaatattatttttattgaagtttattaacataaactataaaagctgtaataaaattaaaagtaaatgttTACGATTGATGGGCTATTAATGTCTTAAAAGTCTTAACGGCGCGCAACAGTTGTATTTAGCTGTAAtgcattattttacaaaaaagggAGAACGATGGCCAGAAAATTCcagtatgaaaaaatatttttagcaaatttaaatCTACAGAAGTGTCAAACAATTGTGTCCCCCAAATGACACCCTCTGCTTGAATTTACAGTGGTTTTTTGCAAGTGTTGGGGgtcttctaaaatattaaaatttcttaaaaaagcacTCAATAAAATTGCTGCTAATGGACAGCAAAAATTGCGTCACTGTCCTTTTTTATCAAGCTCCAATCATTTTTCTATGTATACTTTGTTTGACTGCACACTAATACAGTGGTGGGCGATGAAATAGAGCCTGACAATTGTGTTAAAATACACCTGGTGCAACCGTCATTTGGTTTCATATGAAAATGCTTTctagaattttgatttaagaacaaataaattttctatgtgtatttaataagaaaatgaaagaaTGTGTGTGACCTTTAgagaacaaaatatatttaaaaacaatttgcatGAACTGTTGTCTATAACTgatgcaaaaagtaaaaaaagagatTATATGGACTAATATAATCAATTCTCATTGGTATTCTAAATTATAAAAACCGTGGCttttaacaataacaaaaaatttaactaatataGCAAATATTAATGGTTTTATGTAAATTAACCAAAAATTGTCCAACTACTCTACTCATCTTAAGGCGTTACTTTATCTGGAAGGAAAATTaaagtttgttatttttcttattaaattggAGAAAGTGTATgagttattttatataaataaaaacgttGCATTGCCGGTGGCACTATATCATTGCACACCACTATATATTTATCCATATTGGTTGTATAGCTCTGTTTTAAGAGCCTACAAAATCGCCATCCAAAGAAATGTCTAAAAATAATCGCATCTCTGTTGCCTATTTCCACTGAATTTCATGTTACGGCTAATTTCgcaatttcaacaaaaattcttCATCACATTTTCAATACATAATTATTATACGTATCTACGTTACCATCAAATGGGGGGAAATTGGAGCGAAAACATATCGAGCAAAGCATTCACTTGCCAAAAGAATCGAGCACGTCTaagtctttgtttttgtttgctaaaaaatgtgtaatataTTGCCACTCACGCATCCAAACGTTGACGTCTTCAACAACGCATTGAATTATGGTGGAAATTTATGACGTATTTCAGTAATTTAAAATACCCATGCAACGCTTTTcgtattgaaataaattcatttataaaGTGGACGCACATACATGATTTGGTCGTGTACATAAAGTttgtataagtatgtgtgtacgtaagtACATTTACTTGAGAGCAACAGCAGTCAACTGCCACTACTTAGCCGTTACTCGTTGTCGTCGACTGCCGAGCACTTCCTTTTTGTGTTGGGGACGCCTACGGGTTCATTGCGGGCACAAAACTTTCGCACTTGTAGGTACTGAATACCTTcatgcatacacatgtacatatgcagaTACATGTAACCAGGACGGCCGGCATCCAACCACAAtcattgaatgcgaattaacgTCAACGCCAAACTATTTTGCAAATGCGCATGTGAAAAGAACAACAACCAACCGCAATCACCCCACCCTACAACGCCCTCGATTGAATACGAGCACGCAAGCCATACGCCCTACACTGCACACCGCAATTAGAGCAACGAGACGAGCTACTTGAGAACGCTTGTGTTGGTGCTGTTGTTGGCTACACGGTCAATCGATCGTCACTGAcgtatgtactcgtacatatcgGCACTTGAGCACCAACAACAGTGCAGGCGTTGCTGCCGGTACCGTAGCCGCCTCGTAAGCactttatgtaaatataaacagTCAACAGTCTGGACGGTATTGCCGTGTAACCTTCACCTTCGATCCATAGTTGAAGGCGGTCGTACACCAGCAAGGTTGCAATTGTTGCTGTTCTCACTTTAATAGATTTTCCGTTCAATATAATGCCGCGTCTACCCCTTCATATTCGTATTGCTGTCTGTGGTGCTAGCGCGCGCCGTAAGCAAAGCATAGCGTGCACTATCGCGCATTTAATTCTACTTTGCTTtgtgattattttttctttacagtttttttattatttttagtacatTCATCTTTGATAGATAGGTCTATGCGGGCATGTATCTACGTCACAACGTGTCGACGGACGTCACAgggaaatttatttctattcaaCTCTCAGTGTAACGAAAATAATGGCTATCCGTCTGTCTAGAGGTGATAGGCCGACGGGGTGGCGAGTAGCGTGTTTTTCACCTTCAAACGACAACAGTTTATGTCAAATCCTATTCCCAAACAAGGATACACATCTTCGATTACAATAAAGGGAGTGATGTGAAGGCCCTAAATGCTCGTCAACGCCCCGCTGACATACATTGCACACAAGGCGCACCTACTTGAATTAAATTCAATATGCttcatttatttgttatatgcgtatgtatgtacatcataTGTTGGTTTATGAATCCCTACAACGTCAATCAGGCGCCTGCTTTGTGTTTGTGGGGGGTGGGGGGAAGCGGCAGCAGTATGACGTCCGCTCACGTTTCCTCTATAAAAGTGCCACTCTCTCATCGTTTGTTGTGCTGTTGTTCGGTGGTGGCTTTGGTTTATATTTATTcgccaaatttttatttgcgtAAATAACAGCGCGAACACTTTCTCGTCTTGTCGTTGATGATAATTGctgatattaatttttgaatttggttgaattgaaattattGGTTTGTTTGTCATTATGTGACGCACAGCCCTTTTCATTTTACTGTAAAATATTTGGttaacccactttttatttgtatgacaGAACCGcagtattaaatttttaacgtCAAATGTTCCTAATTCGGATCacagtttaataaaatattattcttattattaaaagaaatattattgttGATCATGTCGTAGTGCTTAGATGGCTCGGATTAACACCCAGCCAAGGAAGGCCGGTTTAGCAGCTTTCCCCAAATTTTTTCTCCAATATTTGTGAAAACGTTTGCGTTTATTTGGCTTCGATCCCAGATAAGTTGGAGTTTAAATGTCCACATAGTATCGAGACGAGAGTTGTGCCACATCATGTATGAGTAGGAATCTGCCTATATCTACTTTAAAGGCTGTATTCTCTAATATAAGGAGTTTCAAAATTGAGACAGCAAACTATTTCTAACCTGAAAATGCCCTTTAACTCTTTGGTTTAGGTTAGCGAACCTAATGTCCCCTTCCGTTACTAATGCAATTTCTCTCTTCTCATTTTAGCGGCTCAGACAATGTAGTCGGCATTAATTGTTGCATACGCTACAACGAATCGGTTGCTTTCATTATGCCATACATGCAACACGATCGCTTTCACGACTTCTTCAACAAAATGAAACTGTTCGAATTGCAGCACTACATGCGCAATCTACTTATCGCCTTGCGACACGTACACAAATTCAATGTCATTCATCGCGATGTGAAGCCCAGCAACTTTCTGTATAATCGCCGCAAACGCCAATTCCTGCTGGTAGACTTCGGTTTGGCGCAACAGGTGCTTACACCCCTCCAGACCAGTGCACTGGAAACTGGTTGCGAGCAGCCGCTCTCATTGACGCTGGGCTCGGAGGGCAAAAGGCCACGCGATGGTGACGAGTCGCCCACCAACAAGAAAGCCGATTCCAATAGTGGTGTGACGGCCAGCGATGCGTATAACGGTTCAAAACGTCCACGTTGCACCGGTCCGCATGGCGATCAGGAATTTGCTGCAAATGCGACGCCCAATGCGCGCGTTGCCAATAGTTGCATTGTGGGCGGTTCGCCATTCAAAATGCCACTCAAGCAATTGAACGAGATCTCTGCGGCTGGGGGCAATAAAAGTAGCACCTTGAACATGGCAGCTAGTACGATGGTGGCAGGCACCAACAACAATGCCAATCACACTAACTACGCCGGCGACAATGGCATCTGTGATACGCCGCTGGGACGGCCGGTCAAGTCCGCTATCATCGGCGGCTGTGCAAACAGCCGAATGCAGCAGAAGTTGCGGCAAAGTGGCAGCGTCGTGCGCACTCCAAACAGCCTCGCGCAAGAAACAGCTAACGGCTCGAACGCCGCAATACAGTGCACAGAGAGCAACATGACCAGCAAGTACAACACCAATCGCAATCTCAGTGCCACCAACGGCCCGAAGTGCGTATGCTATGGGAATCCGCAGGTCTGCAACATATGTCTCGTCAAAAAAGAGATGCATGCATCCCGTGCCGGCACACCGGGCTATAGGCCGCCTGAAGTGCTGCTGAAGTATGCCGATCAAACCACTGCGGTGGACATTTGGGCTGCGGGCGTAATATTTCTCTCAATACTGTCGTCGGTATATCCATTCTTCAAAGCACCCAACGATTTTGTGGCGCTTGCTGAAATGGTTACGATATTCGGGGATAAGACCATACGAAAAACAGCATTTATACTTGACCGCTTGGTGACGCTGAGCCAAAAAACCAGACCACTGGATCTGCGCAAGCTGTGTGTACGCTTTCGCAATCGCGTCAAATTTAGCTCACCTGAGCTGCTGAAGAAGTATCAGCGGCCGGATGGCACCTGTGAGGTGTGTCGCAACTGTGATCAATTCTACTTCAACTGCTTGTGCTCGGAAACTACATATAACACCGAGCCACTGGACGATGATGATCCCTTCCCCTCGAGCGCTTACGATCTGCTGTATAAACTACTTGAAGTGAATCCCCATCAACGCATAACTGCCGAGGAAGCGCTCAAACATCCCTTCTTCAGTGAGACGGGCACCACTAGTAGCGACAAGTGTACAGGTatctccaacaacaacaacaatat from Anastrepha obliqua isolate idAnaObli1 chromosome 2, idAnaObli1_1.0, whole genome shotgun sequence harbors:
- the LOC129239414 gene encoding cell division cycle 7-related protein kinase translates to MERKSHKTARNSNIIVAGGGLGLKTGSAVAPATTLAIPTLATGQKQYTTGGSAIAATGEAVDNAGGGSVSSGSKHRSSNTSHHNHSRHAHNTSHHQHHQHTHSSQAQQTQVQHTIHATNPALMLAVGKAANEASKNTKVVGTQISNAMEQVAAALTTVSPKLATTTAMRNKNEEAINDLRQRIPEIENIFDVHSRIGNGTFSTVLLGTLKKERDLPEHVRRKFAIKHHIPTSHPDRIMKELQCMAKIGGSDNVVGINCCIRYNESVAFIMPYMQHDRFHDFFNKMKLFELQHYMRNLLIALRHVHKFNVIHRDVKPSNFLYNRRKRQFLLVDFGLAQQVLTPLQTSALETGCEQPLSLTLGSEGKRPRDGDESPTNKKADSNSGVTASDAYNGSKRPRCTGPHGDQEFAANATPNARVANSCIVGGSPFKMPLKQLNEISAAGGNKSSTLNMAASTMVAGTNNNANHTNYAGDNGICDTPLGRPVKSAIIGGCANSRMQQKLRQSGSVVRTPNSLAQETANGSNAAIQCTESNMTSKYNTNRNLSATNGPKCVCYGNPQVCNICLVKKEMHASRAGTPGYRPPEVLLKYADQTTAVDIWAAGVIFLSILSSVYPFFKAPNDFVALAEMVTIFGDKTIRKTAFILDRLVTLSQKTRPLDLRKLCVRFRNRVKFSSPELLKKYQRPDGTCEVCRNCDQFYFNCLCSETTYNTEPLDDDDPFPSSAYDLLYKLLEVNPHQRITAEEALKHPFFSETGTTSSDKCTGISNNNNNINPSVIALEAAQKKGSRDKVDP